TCAATTCTTCATTTAAGCCAATTGCAAGAATAGTCTTCCTTAAAGTTTCAAGTTCTTTCTGCCATTTTGAGTTTTTGACAAAAAAGAAATCTGCTTTTGCATTCATTGGGTTCTGTCTTATTTTAGTTTACTAACAACTTCCTGTAATCGATCATGGGCCATGTTTATTCCTTGAGCGAATGGTAATTTAAGCATTTGATCTCTGTTTTCAGGAGAGCGATAGACAATTTGCATTGTAAGTTTGCTTTTGTCGCCCGAAAGACTTTCGAACTCTAAGAATTCCAGTTGAACAGGAAATGGTGTGTTTTCCATTTCAAAAGTCCGAACGATCAGGTTCTCCGGAATAAATTCATGTATTGCACCATTGGCACGAAAGACGACATTTCCATTTTGATCTTTAGTTTCAAAAAGGTATCCGCCGTGTTTTTTATTTTCGAGTTTCAACACATTTGTACCCATCCATTGCTCAACAATTTCAGGATCTTCATAGGCTTTAAAAAGCAGATCTAAAGGAAGATCAAATTCCCGCGTGATGACAAGATACTGTTTACCGTCTTCTGCATTTATTTTGGTTTTGCGTTCCATGGCAACTTATTTTTTCGATTTGTATTTTTTCATAACGGCTTCAAGTTTATTGAACCGATCATCCCACATATTGCGGACCGGTTCTATAAAATCTGCAACATCTTTCATTTTTTGCGCATTTAGATGAAAATATATTTCTCTTCCATTCTGAGTTTGATGTAATAATTCGCATTCAGCAAGGATCTGCAAATGTTTGGAAACAGTAGGCCGGGCAGTGTCAAAGTTTGAGGCAATTGCTCCGGCAGTCATGGCCTGCGAAGCGACCAGAAGTAAGATCGCCCGCCGCGTAGGATCAGCGATCGCCTGAAAGACATCTCTTCGTAAATTCATTTATGTAGCTATTTGGCTACAAATATATGCGTAGTTATTTGACTACGCAAATTAAATTTTAAATTTATTGGTTTTATAATTAAGCGGGTAAAGATTATAATTTGGAAGAATGTCCGGATATTGATGGATTAGACACGGATTTCATTTCAACAAGGATGCAATCTCCGTTATTACTTGCATTTTGTAGAGAGAATCACTTGATTCCATCGGATAGCCGCTACGAACATATCTGATAATACCGGACTTGTCAACTACAAAAGTTGTCGGGTACATGTCTACGTTGAACAATTTGGAAATTTCATCGGAGTCATGAGAGAGAGTCAGGTGTTCATCATCATCGGTGGGAAATCTTATTGTTACCTCACATTCAGGTAATACATCGTACATAATTATTTTCGCTCCACATGCTTTACGAAACCCGGAATATTGCGAAGGTAGATCAGAATTGTATGCAACTAATCTTTCTCTTGAATGCGGAGCGATAGACAATATCTGAAAAGCACTATCAGGAAAAATAGTATCAAGTTGTGCTAAGAATGGCATTTCTTGAAGACATGGCCGGCAGCCAAGGGACCAGAAATTAATAAGTGTTACCTTTCCCTTGAAATAAGAAGCATCAACATTTTTATTTCCGAGAGTTACACCTGTAAAGACAGGGACGGAATTGTCCAGCAGTGAAGATCCGTCACTGAATAGAAGCGAAGAGCAAATAAAATAAATAAGAAGAGCTTTCATAAATTTTTAATTTTCATTTTTTATTTCATTTTTTTATTTCCATATAATACACAGGGCTTCACCCTGTGGTGGCGAATTTCGCCCTTTCAGGGCTACTTTTTATAAAAAGAAAATACATTTGCAAAAGGAGTATTTATAAGGAATCTTCAGATAGTATATAAATATATTCCTCGATCTCAGATTGTCGTTCATTTGCAAATCCTTTGTCTTTACCGATTTTAACAAAACCACATTTTTCCAGAACCTTTTGTGAACCTAAATTATCAAAGGCTACGCGCGCATGGATCGGTCTTATGGTTTCGATCTTTAAAAATTCTTTAAGCGCATTTGAAGCAATTCCCCGGCCCCAGAATTTTCTATCGATCCAATAAGTAATTTCCGGTTCGTTTTCCATTACAAATTTGGAAATACTTCCGACAACATTATTATTAACTTTTATTGTGAGCATATTAATGGAAGGATCGGTAAGATATTTTGAATACCGTTCAACATATGCTCTTTCGTCTTTTGAGTCTTTATTAGTAAAAGCAGCGAGGTGTCTGGCTTCTTTGTCAAGTTGAAAATGAAACAATAGTTTCAGATCATCTAATGTAGTCTGTGTTAGATTTATTTCCATTATTGTTGAAGCGTATGAAATTTCAAGAAATTAAATATTAAAATAAATTGTAAGTGTTTGCCCCATCGAAACCAGTAATAGTTCAAATTGGCGACTTGGGTAATTTCTTTAAATTTTTAACATATCTTTCATCATTATATGGTTTACCTGAACTTATTATTTCAAATAACTCAACTGATACACATTGGCCAATCAGTTTATTTATATCAATATCATCAAAACCGCTTTTTTTTAATCGGTCAAAAGTAATTTTTACCTCTGGTGGATTATCCTCTTTAAGTTGGTTTTTAATAATTTCAAAAATTTGTTTTTGAAGTTCATAATTTATTTCCATTCCTGTATGAATAAGGTGGTTATATTTTATTTTTTATAGAAAGGGAGAATCAAAGTTATAAATACTAATCTAAGTAGAAAGAGGTCGATAAAAAAAAGGAGCAAAAATTTCTTCCTGCCCCTTTTTTGTGATAATTTTCAAGTAGTTTTAATCAATAATAAATCTACCTGTTTTCAAAACATTGTATTTATCATTTATAATATAAAAATACACTCCCGAATCCCAACCTTTTAAATCCAGAATTGAATTTGGTGAACCAAGTTGAAATTGTTTAATTGTTTTACCTAAATTATTAAAAACATTAATTGTCATTTCCGGTTTAAAATCATTAAGCGAAATATCTATTGCAATCATTTCAGAAGCCGGATTGGGATACAATGAAATGGTAAGTTTTTCCAGAGCACCTTCGGCTATTCCTGTTTGTGAACAAACATCAATTTTCACATAATTCACTGCTGAGAAGTTCACTCGTGTCAGGCTCGATGCCGATGTTACCGGAGTAACAGAAACAGGAGAAGTTGGAAGTGTTGTCATAGTTGTATTGACAAAAGTGTATGCAGTATCGTATAATGCACACGATTGAGTCAAGGCAGTATCTGTACTACAAAATGTTCTTGTATTATTAAATCCGAGTTTACCACCCAATATTGAAAAATCATTTGATGAACCATAAACTACATCATTTATGTAATCGTATTCAGGGTGAATTCTTGTCCATAAAACATCGCCATTTGAATTAAATTTTGTAGTTGCGGGTCTAATGTCTAATCCGGACCATTCGTAGTTTCCTACCATGTAAAGAAAGCCATCCGAAAATTCATAACCGTAATCTATAATTCGAGAACCAAGTACGCTGGTTTTGCACCAGATTACATTACCGACAGAATCTACTTTCGTGATCAAAGTTCTTAAACCCGGTACGGCAACTTGTGATGATGTTCCTGCAAGAAGAATTGAACCATCCTGAAGTTCGGTAAATTCCATAAACCCTGTTGTCCATTCAGGTCCCACATATAGTTGACTCCATAGAAGTGTACCCGAAGAATTGTAACATGCAATAAGTCCTGAACCGTTAGATATTGATGGATTGTCATAGGCTGTACCAACAGCAAGATAGTTTCCATTGTTCAGACGACGAGCCATATAATAATGATCCGGGTCCGGTAAAAAATTTCTTGCATCGCTCCATACAACATCGCCTGAAGAATTTGTTTTGATTATTCCGGAGTATGTATTTCCGGCATTTGTAGTAAGTATAAACCATTATCTGAAGGATCCAAAACGCAATCGTAAATTTGAATTGCATAACTTTTCATATAGGAAATAGTTCCGGAAGCATCGGTCTTCAGGATAAAACCACCTCCGTTAAATGTTGTATTTCCTGCAATTGCGAATCCGTTGTCGGGTAATTCAATGATGCGTTTGATTATGGCATTGCTAGTTGTGAATCCGGATATAAATGTATTCCACATTTTGTTCCCACTCTGATCATAACGGATCAAGGAGAATCCATAATCGGCAGGAGAAAGAGAACCCCTGTATTCGTTATCTGTTAATACGACCATTCCGCCATCTGCAGTTAATGCCGATGTGGCAATGCGTCTTAAGTTGGAATCAAGCGAGTAATCATATATTTTAAAATGATGACTGTTTTGTCCTTTAGCAGATGTAGAGCAGAAAACAGTAAGAATTAAAATAATTTGTAATAATTTTTTCATAGATTATATTTAGGTTGTGGATTAATTAATATTCAGGTAGTGCAATAAAAAACCCGCCTTACCTGAAAGTAAGGCGGGTTAAGAATAATATAAGTAAAGATGCACTAATTAATCGGATAAAGAAGAATTCCGTAGATTATTATAAAACCTGATCAGAATAGACAATACAAACAATTTATATTATCATTCCTGTATAAACTCTATTTCAGATTTGGATTAAAAAGTATCATATTTATTAATATGCTTTTTGTGATTTAAAATTTTATTACCGATTATTAGTAATAACAGTTTTCCACTTTGTTGTCTCTGCATATTCCTTAATTAAATTATTTCTTTCGACAAGAAACTTTTTAAGATAGTTTTTGAGGATAAGTTTATCGAAAACCTTGCCTAGGATACCAAAAGGAGATTGAAAGCTAAAAACATCTTTCATTATTACTCTGTCATTAGCTTGTTCAAAATAATGGTCGTGAACAATGAACTTAAAAATTCCCTTCTGCTGTTCATCCCTGAAATGAAATGGCCTTTCAAAGGCAGTTATTTTTGAAGTTAATTTCTGACGTATACCAAAATGAGTAGCTTCCCAGGTAACAGTTTCACCAAAATTTATTAAACCTTTTGCCCGCCCACCAATTGCTTTTTCATTTGTTCCGGCAGTAGAAATCTGATGAAAGTCGATGCTTCGTGCTAAATCAAAACATCTTTCGATGTTGCTTTTGATTTCAATTTTTAGTTCGATAGTTGGCATTTCATTTAATTAATATTCTTTTGCTTAGATGCCATCTTGCTTTAGTTCAAAATGAGAGATTGACTTTCTGCGAAGCAGTTTTGAAAAAGCAGGTTTTTGAAATCTAAAACCTAACGCTATACTCTATAACTCCAATTAAGCTGCGTGTAAGACCATCGGGTCTTGTATCTCTGACGATAAATGGCGCAGCAGCACTGAATTGTAATGTACTCTTAGTGGTAAGTTCGACATCCAAACTTATGTTTCCATTCAAAGTTAATCCTGCAGAGCTAGCAATTTCTCTTTTCGTACCTGAACTGTCAGTATAGCTATCATTTGAAAGGTGATAAATTGGTAAAAGTCCGGGAGTAAATTTCATTTTGGAGGTAAATGCTATTGGTCGAGATATTCTGAGAAAAACGTCGCCGCTGCGAATAAAATTTCTAGTTGATTGAAATTGTCGAATGGGTGAATTAATAGGATAGTCAGATACATCAAACTGGTTTTTATTTTGGGTAATCGGTTGTTGGACTGCAAGGGCAAGTTGAAACTTCTTTAGTTTAAAACCAAAAGCAACAAGGAAGTCAACCGTGCCGAGACTGGATTGATAATCCATCGGAAGCGAAACGTTATTCCGTTTATTGTTTCCATTTGTAAAAGGAATTTTTGCTCCTATTGTAAATTTTAAATTGTCATTTGGTTTATAATTCCCAGTCAGAAATATATCGCTTAGTCCATAAGCGCTGATACCATTACCGTTTTGTGAAAGGGATGTCAATTTCAGATCCATTACAAATTTATTTGAAAACTCTCGGTTATATTCAAGAGCATTTCCCCATACTGAAATGGAATTGTCGGCAATTCCATAAAATGCACCAATTTTTACCTGATTGTTTTTTGAAGAAAGGCTATCGTCGGCGGAAGCTTTAATGCTATTCAGTGAACAAAAACCGGCATCGCTGCAACCTTGGCCATTAGCGGATGATGAGAAAATCAAAATGACTGCGCAAACTCTGAAAAAATAACTCAAGCAATATGTTGAGTGGCTTTGCTTCGAATTTGTTTTTATTGGGCAATTAAAATAATAATAATTTTTTTTGTGTTCATAATTGTGTGGTTGTCCCATATTCTCTATAGCTTATTGTAAGTATAAAGATAACGCGAAGTTTATTAAAAATTGTGAAAAGGATAAAATACTTGTTTTAAAATTAAATGAATTCATGTTTTTGAAAAATTAAAACACTAAGGGCACTAAGTTCACGATAAGAACACGGAATACTTAGTGGTCTTATCGTGAACTTAGTGCCCCTAGTGTTTTAATTACCCAGGTTCAACACCCTTCATTCGCCATCACAAACTCAAAATCCTGTTTCACTTTTTCACCCGATGAGTTTTTTGCCGGAATCCACTTTGGCATTTTATTTAGACCTTCAAGCATTAATCGATCGATGTCCTGATCGCCGGTCGATTCTGAAACACGGGCATTAATTATTTCCCCTTCTTCATTCACTGTAAACTTAACCATCGCTTGTCTCAAAGATGAAGTAATATTGGATGGAATATTATCTATAACTTTCTCTTTCATGTATTGTTTCATCTGAACTTTTCCACCTTTGAAATTTGCTTCTACATCAGGTACTACTGTAACGGAAAAGCTCATGGTGCGAATTTCAGTTTTATCGGTTGCGGAATTTTGTGATTTGTATTTCACATCAATGAGCACTTCTGCACCAAGATCCACTGAAGAAACAATTTTCTTTTGTTCAGAAGTCAGTGTTCCATTCAAACCGGATGCTTTCACCTTTTTTCCATTACTCGTAGAAACTATTTCTGTAGACACATAATTATTCAACCAATTTGCAGGATAACCTTCACATATGTCGTCCAGTTTCGTAGCAGAATTCAGTTTTGCTTTTGTTACAGGATTTTTATATGCGCCACGGACCCCAAAGGAGAGATTCGATTTAATGTCTGATCCCGGAACTTTGTTTCCTGATAGAGAATTATAAGCTACAAAGTGTTTGACAGAGTCTTGAGAAAACAGAATCGTGCTCACTAATAGCAACAGAAGAGTTAATTTGATATTTTTCATTTGAGATAATTTTAAAGATACGGATTATTTTACAATACTTTTATCACTCTTTTTTGTTTCACCTTTTTTGCAGCATGCTTTATCTTCTTTTAGCATTGCATCTGTTGTACCTTTAGTTTTACTGCAAGTTGCATCTTTTTTACATTCTTTGTGATCTGCCGTCGTACATTTTGCAGAACATTTGTCACCTTCTTTTGCAAATGTGGAAAGTGTAATAAATAGTACTGCTGAAGTTAGAATTAATTTTTTCATTGTCTTGGAGTTTTAGAATTTATGTAACAAAGCTACTTCAGAGATGGAAAAATCTTGTTAGTCACTCGTTATTGAGTTGTTATTAAGTTGTTAATGCACGATAATTACAGTATTAATAGCTATTTTTGATCATTCAAATGAAGCAGAACCGGACTACATTATTTATCGTTATTTCTTCCGTTGCACTACTGATCGTTCTCATTATTCAGGTGAACTGGATCTATACTACGGCCAAGATCAAAGAAGAGATCTTTAATGATAAAGCAAACCTCGTTCTTTCAAAAACTGCAGAAGCACTTAGTACAGATACAGCGGCGTGCAGGAATATGGAAGAGTGCATCGGTAAAGATGAAATTCACAAAACGGATTCTTTGTTCAATAGCTCAATGCAGTATTACAATTTTCATATTGATTATGCATTTGAAGTAAAGAAACCTGATGGAAATGTTCCTGTAAGTGAAAGTGGACTAAAAAACAATGTTTACAAAAAAAGACTTGAAGAAGAAGCAACGAAAAACGGACTGGAATTGAATATGATCCTTCCAGGAAAGAAGCAGTTTCTTTTACAGGAAATGGGAGTGTTATTCATTGCTTCAGTAATACTGATCATAATTGTATTAGTGCTATTCTGGAGAACGATCATGTCGCTTATCAGAGAAAAAAGAATTTCTGAACACACGACAGATTTTCTGAACAACATGACCCATGAATTTAAAACCCCATTAACTAATATTGCTCTGGCAGGGAAGATGGTAGGTAAGGAGGCATTATCCGGACACGATGAAAAAGTAAAACACTATTCGGAAATTATTTTGCAGGAAAATGAAAAGCTCAGACTTCAGGTAGAACAGGTTTTGAGTATGACAGCTCTTGAAAGAGGGGAGATTCCAATCCGAAAAACTGAAATTGATCTGCATGAATTGATCGATAATACACTTAAAGTGCATTTCAATTCAAATCGAAAATTTGAAAGGAGAAGTAGCTTTAAATCTGAAAGCTGAAAATGTTTTTATTCAAGGAGATAAAACTCATCTTACAAATGCTATAAGTAATCTGATCGATAATTCGATCAAATATTCAAAAGGACAACCGAAGATTGTTATTCAAACATTTAACAGTGGACAAAATATTATCATAACCATTTCCGATAACGGAATTGGTATAGAGAAGGAATACCAGAAAAAAGTGTTCGAGAAATTCTTCAGAGTGCCAACAGGAAATGTGCATGATGTGAAAGGGTTCGGGCTCGGTCTGGCCTACATAAAAAAGATCGTTGAATTACACAATGGAACAATTGTACTACAGAGTGAACCGGGCAGAGGAACAACGTTTGCCATAACTTTACCAAATGCCTAAAGAGAAGCTAAAAATATTACTTGCTGAAGATGATGACAACCTTGGAATTCTGCTTGTTGATTATCTCCAGACGGAAGGCTTTGATGTAAAACTTTGCAAAGATGGCGAAGGAGCATTAAATATTTTCCAGAATGAACGATTCGATCTTTGTCTTTTTGATGTTATGATGCCTGTTATGGATGGATTTACTTTAGCAAAGAAAGTTAAACTCAAGGATAGAAAAATTCCTATAATTTTTATCACTGCTAAATCATTAAAGGAAGATAAATTGAAGGGCTATGAGTTAGGTGCCGATGATTACATTACAAAACCTTTCGATGAAGAAGAATTATTGTGGAAGATCAAAGCGGTAATACGGCGAATTCCTGCAGGTATAATGGATGTGAAACATGATTTAATTGCTATTGGAAAATATTCGTTTTGACATAAATAATCAAGTGTTGAAGCTTGGTGAGCAATCAAAACGCATTACGGAAAGAGAGTGTGAGATTCTTAAATATCTGGCAGAGAATCGAAATCATCTGGTAAAGAGAGAAGATCTTTTAAAAGATCTATGGGGTGAAAACGATTATTTTTTTGGAAGAAGTCTCGATGTGTTTATCACAAAGATCCGAAAGTATCTCAAAGACGATCCTGAATTGAGTATTGAGAATGTTTTTGGTGTTGGTTTTATTTTTAATGTTCCCGAATAATTTTATTTTCCTTTAATGATCTTGTTAATGACATAATTTAATGTCGCATCAGAAGTATCCATGCTACTATTTTGCTGAAATGGAAGATCAGGAATTGTTCCACGCCCTGTCAATGGTAAATCGTTGTCGAGCATAAATTGTTCTGTCGGAATCTGAACCTCAATTTGCGAAAAAGGCAAAATGATTTCTTTTATGTATCCTGCAAGTACTTTATCGTTTCCACCGGTCTCTTCACCTACAAAGGTTGTTTTCGTATTTCTTTTTAAACACGAAGCCACAATTCCGGAATTGGAAAAACTTCCGCCATTTATCAGGACAATTAGATTTCCTTGATATGCTTCCTTTGATGGCTGGAGCAGTCCGGTAAATTTTCCTCCGGTCTTTTTTAATTCATATTTCCCACCGGAGGAATTCACTTTATAGTAAGATTCAATCAGTGAAAATGGTTTATCTATTAAATGCGATACTAATAGCTTTCCATAAGTCAGCTCGCCCCCTTGATTGTCTCTTAAGTCTAAGATCAGATAGGGAGTTTTATTTTTTTCAATTTCATAAAAAGCTTTTCGAATCTCTTTTTTAAAATTCTGTTTGTAGATATGTTTTAAAACACTTTTGTGGAAATCCCTGATTTTTAATACTGCATAAATACTGTCATTTGAGATTTGAAGTTTAATTCCTTTCTCTGCTTGCAAAGTATTTTCAATTTCCTGATAATTGCGGATGTTATAATAAGAAATGCTGTCCTTTGAAAGTGCTTTGATCATTACAGTACCCGTCGCGTCTCTTTGTAAATATTCAATTTTAAAATCAGTTGGATGTCCGTATGAAAAACTATAGTAGTTTCTGAAGTAGTTACTTAAAATCCATGAAGGATATGTTTGATTATTTCCATCTCTGACCAATCTTTTTTTCAATTCAGAAATAATTTCTTTAGAAGAAATATTATTGATGCTAATGATTTCCGAACCACGAAGTACGGAATTTTCATATGTAAGAACCCGATCAACATATAGTTTGTTTTCATAAACGATTAATTTATACGGTAGAAACTTGCTGAATGAGTCGTGATATGACATAGTTTCCTTCCCTGGAAGAAAATTAGTATGACCATCTTTAATAGTTGAGCTAAGCACGGATATATGCTTGTAGAATTCAAGATCAGTCATCGGTTGGATGATACTATTTGATAAACTATCATAGAGTTTGTCTAATTCTGTTTTAGAAGAATAGAGATACAAATTGGGATGAAGGGTCTCCAGTTTATTTTTAAGAAAGAGTAAATCTTGTCTTAATTCATTGGAGGAAAGAATTCGATCTTGTTTTAGTGCCGGTTGGCTGAATGAAAATTTGTAATGAATGCAAAGAATTAGCAATACACTATAGGAAACAAATCTCAACATATATTTCTAATTCTTTCGTATTGTCTTTACTGAATTTTTTCCACTTCGATCCAGCCTTCGTTTTGATGATACATCATACACACGATTGCGTCCTTTGCCGAACCGGTGCAGTTTTTGATTGCTTTAAATGTGGCAGTAACAATAGTGCCATCTGAAAATGGTTCGGCTTTTTCACGGTTACAAATCAAATAATCTTTTCCATCAAACCGTAAATAACTACCCGTGCAATCTTTGATCACTGTCACTTTTTCTGTACGTTCTTTTTCACAGGAAATAAGTAACAAAGACATGACAGGAATTAATATTAGCATTATTACTTTCATTTCATTTTGGTTTTTAATGTCTGCCGGATCATTTTCTTGCCGGTTAGATTTTCACAAAACGAACGCGGCATATGTTTTCTTGTTGGGAAACGATAAAAAAATACACTCCTTGGGCAATAAGGGAAAGATCAATTTGTGCTTCTCCACCATTGATTTTTCCGGACGATACAATTCTACCTAAATCATCGAAAATCTGAAAGTCATCATCAATATTTGCTTCAGTTTTCACATTCAGCAATTGATAGACAGGATTTGGAAAAAGGTCAAATTTAACGGAGTTACTATTTTCAGAAATTGTATTTATAAGGGCATTTCCATCAATCAACATTTCGCGGTTGGTTGAAGAAACGCTCACTCCATTCCGGAATTCATCAATCCGAATATTTATAGCATAAATATTACTTGAGTATGGAAGCTCTACTTTTCCGGTTTGACTATCAATAGAGATCCCTGTCGGAAAAGTGTAATTTGAAGATGTAGCAGGAGCCAGGCTGAATACCAAACTGTCGCCCTCTGCGTCAAAAGCAAACGGTTCATGAATTATAGTGTTACCTAATCTGTAAATTTCAGTCTGTTTATTCAGAAAAACCGGACTTGAATTTGAACCGATATACGGATTCATCATTAATCTTATTGAAGGAAAAATAATTTCTGATTCTGAATTCATGATATTACTAATTGACGAAATTCTGAAACTGTCAGGGTAGTAAATCTGATGTGTTCCATTTCCCGCAAATGCATGCTGGTAAGAATATTTCCAGAGTGTAATATTATTTGAGAGTTGAGTAGAAATTCCTGGCACGATCGTATTTTCAAACATCAACGTATCGCGATCAATGCCCATCCCGGATTGTACATATAAACTGATCTCAAAATTACATGTTTGATTGGTGGGATTGCTGTACTTTATTTCGGAACCACGAATATCCTGAGACTGAATATTTGTTGTGGCTAAAAGAATAAATAGAAACCCAAATATTTGTTTTAGCATGGGGAGTAAATTTAGAAACGAATTATAACCAAATATAAGGAAAACTTACTTCTTACACTCTTTCTGACGCATATTTAACCCCGGGGACCCCGCGAAAAAGCAGGACCTTATTGACAATTTTTATTGCATGAAATAGTATTGATTTTAAATATAAAAGGCTGACGCCATGCGTTGAGTCCCCTCAATTTCCCCTCTCGCATGGCTATCCACCGCGGCGGACAGCATTTTTTAAATAAACAAATGACCTCATATAAAATGTAAATTCAAACCGCGTAAATGATGGTTATTTTAAGCAACTCCGCAATTAAACGAGAGGGTCAGTGGCACTAATATTTCTTTCTATAGCTGAATTTAAAAAATTCAATTAAATTCAGCCCAAAATACTCATTACATGATTTATCCCACCAACTTAAAAAGAGTAATATTATTTTTTATTCTGCTCAGCGCCGTATTTTTTTGTGAGGCTCAATCTGCTCTTCAAAAGGATTCTCTGATTCAGTCTTTATTGAAAAATCATGTAACCACAGAAGACCAGGGAATACAATTAATTAATTCCGGAAATTTTGAAAGCGCAAATAGTTTTCTGACGAAAGAAATTTCTTCCAATGAATCCAATGCATCGGCATATTTTCAAAGAGGTGTTGCAAATTTTGCAATGAGTGATACACTGGAGGCTTGTCGTGACTGGAGTGCAGTGCTTGCCCTTGGCGATACTGCAATGTTCAATTTACTCGAAAGTAAATGCCATAGTTCAATGATCATAGAGAACGATACTATCCCTGCAAAAAAATATAAGAAGATGTGGGGAAGGGAAGATGCCAATGCAGCATCAAAACTTGTTGTAGATGAGATGCCACAGTTTCCGGGAGGACAAGAAAAGCTTGCAGAATATATTTTTACGAATACTCCTAAACATACTAATGGAAAACATGGTACAGTGTATGTAGATTTTCTGATCAGTCCAAAAGGCAAAATTCTTTTTCCGTATGTGAAGAGAGGAATTGGGAAAGAGTATGATTCGGAAGCTCTCAAATTAATTCGCTCAATGCCAGCATGGAAACCGGGTAAAGAAAAGGGTAAAGCTGTTTATGTGAGAAGTGCTGTGCCGGTGCGTTTCTGATATTTTTTTTAACACTAAGTTCACTAAGTTTTTGGCACAAGAACACTTAAAGTGATGTGCTCTTGTGACGAATTTTGGGGTTTGAAAAAACCAAAACTGACTTCCCGGTGATCTTGTGCTGAAAACAAGTGATCTTAGTGTTTTATTTTTACACTTAAATTTTACACATAATTATAAAAAAAACGCCCGCAATCAAACTGACTGCAGGCGCTGGCGTGTTTCACTTGTTCAATTATAAATTACTCTACCATCAGTTTTTTATTGATGATTCCATTCTCAGAATATAATCTTAATAAATAAACTCCCGGAGAAATTAAACTTAGGTCAATTTCAAAATGTTTTAGTGATTTTATTTCAGAATTCGTTTTTCTGTAAACTATTGCTCCGGATGAATTATATAATTCCAACGAATTAATTTTATCATCTGAATTCAAATCAATATTTATTTTTGAATCCGCAGGATTTGGATACAAAGCGATTGATGCATCAGAAATAATATTCAAAACACCTGTACAGATATCAACAGTTATGTTTTGAACAGAACTTGTGTTGCATCCCATTGAATCTACAAATGTAATAAGAATCAGAATATGTTCCT
This window of the Bacteroidota bacterium genome carries:
- a CDS encoding SRPBCC domain-containing protein, which translates into the protein MERKTKINAEDGKQYLVITREFDLPLDLLFKAYEDPEIVEQWMGTNVLKLENKKHGGYLFETKDQNGNVVFRANGAIHEFIPENLIVRTFEMENTPFPVQLEFLEFESLSGDKSKLTMQIVYRSPENRDQMLKLPFAQGINMAHDRLQEVVSKLK
- a CDS encoding winged helix-turn-helix transcriptional regulator codes for the protein MNLRRDVFQAIADPTRRAILLLVASQAMTAGAIASNFDTARPTVSKHLQILAECELLHQTQNGREIYFHLNAQKMKDVADFIEPVRNMWDDRFNKLEAVMKKYKSKK
- a CDS encoding TlpA family protein disulfide reductase → MKALLIYFICSSLLFSDGSSLLDNSVPVFTGVTLGNKNVDASYFKGKVTLINFWSLGCRPCLQEMPFLAQLDTIFPDSAFQILSIAPHSRERLVAYNSDLPSQYSGFRKACGAKIIMYDVLPECEVTIRFPTDDDEHLTLSHDSDEISKLFNVDMYPTTFVVDKSGIIRYVRSGYPMESSDSLYKMQVITEIASLLK
- a CDS encoding GNAT family N-acetyltransferase — encoded protein: MEINLTQTTLDDLKLLFHFQLDKEARHLAAFTNKDSKDERAYVERYSKYLTDPSINMLTIKVNNNVVGSISKFVMENEPEITYWIDRKFWGRGIASNALKEFLKIETIRPIHARVAFDNLGSQKVLEKCGFVKIGKDKGFANERQSEIEEYIYILSEDSL
- a CDS encoding T9SS type A sorting domain-containing protein, with the translated sequence MARRLNNGNYLAVGTAYDNPSISNGSGLIACYNSSGTLLWSQLYVGPEWTTGFMEFTELQDGSILLAGTSSQVAVPGLRTLITKVDSVGNVIWCKTSVLGSRIIDYGYEFSDGFLYMVGNYEWSGLDIRPATTKFNSNGDVLWTRIHPEYDYINDVVYGSSNDFSILGGKLGFNNTRTFCSTDTALTQSCALYDTAYTFVNTTMTTLPTSPVSVTPVTSASSLTRVNFSAVNYVKIDVCSQTGIAEGALEKLTISLYPNPASEMIAIDISLNDFKPEMTINVFNNLGKTIKQFQLGSPNSILDLKGWDSGVYFYIINDKYNVLKTGRFIID
- a CDS encoding SRPBCC family protein — encoded protein: MPTIELKIEIKSNIERCFDLARSIDFHQISTAGTNEKAIGGRAKGLINFGETVTWEATHFGIRQKLTSKITAFERPFHFRDEQQKGIFKFIVHDHYFEQANDRVIMKDVFSFQSPFGILGKVFDKLILKNYLKKFLVERNNLIKEYAETTKWKTVITNNR
- a CDS encoding energy transducer TonB: MKNIKLTLLLLLVSTILFSQDSVKHFVAYNSLSGNKVPGSDIKSNLSFGVRGAYKNPVTKAKLNSATKLDDICEGYPANWLNNYVSTEIVSTSNGKKVKASGLNGTLTSEQKKIVSSVDLGAEVLIDVKYKSQNSATDKTEIRTMSFSVTVVPDVEANFKGGKVQMKQYMKEKVIDNIPSNITSSLRQAMVKFTVNEEGEIINARVSESTGDQDIDRLMLEGLNKMPKWIPAKNSSGEKVKQDFEFVMANEGC
- a CDS encoding ATP-binding protein, with product MKGEVALNLKAENVFIQGDKTHLTNAISNLIDNSIKYSKGQPKIVIQTFNSGQNIIITISDNGIGIEKEYQKKVFEKFFRVPTGNVHDVKGFGLGLAYIKKIVELHNGTIVLQSEPGRGTTFAITLPNA